In Calditrichota bacterium, the following proteins share a genomic window:
- a CDS encoding PQQ-binding-like beta-propeller repeat protein, with the protein MALGGCARLLLPQLAEKGDAHLWPQFGGAAQRTNVVAAELAPPLELDWQRKATASLGPTFLAAGTSILCPTKDGHLLVMDGPSGKKVAQKKFRPGFEITCALYENLLVVARRHGNPSLTVHDLGDGHLLWSAAAGSIETEPLIADGHLIVAADEKRLTAYELRSGKVLWTLNTDDNLRSTPAYAEDKVVFGSDDGRVRAVDVRKGTLIWQYRTGGAVLAPPAISHGIVCVGSTDRSFYALSLDSGLVRWVFPTGGRIRHGAAVADSVVLFGSNDHLVYCLSLRNGSERWRFRAKSIISTPPLVAGKVVYVGSLDQHVYALDLDSGRELWKYDTGGRVRTMPLVAYDRLFVAAEGNRIFAFRAKGKA; encoded by the coding sequence GTGGCCCTCGGTGGGTGCGCCCGGCTCCTGCTGCCACAACTTGCCGAGAAGGGCGACGCCCATCTGTGGCCGCAGTTCGGCGGGGCGGCGCAGCGGACTAATGTCGTCGCTGCAGAGCTGGCCCCGCCGTTGGAGCTTGACTGGCAGCGCAAGGCCACCGCCAGCCTCGGACCGACGTTTCTCGCCGCCGGTACAAGCATCCTTTGTCCCACGAAAGACGGCCACTTGCTGGTCATGGACGGGCCCTCCGGCAAGAAGGTTGCCCAGAAGAAGTTTCGGCCCGGCTTTGAAATTACCTGCGCGCTGTATGAAAACCTTCTCGTTGTCGCTCGGCGCCACGGGAACCCAAGCCTCACCGTCCACGACCTCGGTGACGGGCACCTGCTTTGGTCGGCGGCTGCGGGGAGCATCGAGACTGAACCGCTCATCGCCGACGGCCACTTGATTGTCGCCGCCGACGAAAAGCGCCTCACCGCCTATGAGTTGCGCAGTGGCAAAGTCCTCTGGACCCTGAACACGGATGATAACTTGCGCTCCACGCCCGCGTACGCCGAAGACAAGGTGGTGTTCGGCAGCGACGACGGCCGCGTTCGCGCCGTGGACGTGCGCAAGGGCACCCTCATCTGGCAATATCGCACCGGAGGGGCCGTCCTCGCTCCGCCGGCCATCAGCCACGGGATCGTCTGTGTGGGCTCGACCGACCGCAGTTTCTACGCCCTGTCGCTGGATTCGGGACTCGTCCGCTGGGTCTTTCCCACTGGGGGAAGAATCCGCCACGGGGCGGCAGTAGCTGACTCGGTGGTGCTTTTCGGCAGCAACGACCACTTGGTGTACTGCCTGTCCCTGCGCAATGGCAGCGAGCGCTGGCGCTTCCGGGCCAAGAGCATCATCAGCACCCCACCGTTGGTGGCAGGCAAGGTCGTCTACGTGGGTTCGCTGGACCAGCACGTCTACGCCCTCGACCTGGACAGCGGCCGGGAGTTGTGGAAGTATGACACCGGTGGCCGCGTGCGCACCATGCCTCTGGTGGCCTACGACAGGCTTTTCGTGGCAGCAGAGGGCAACCGCATTTTCGCCTTTCGGGCGAAGGGCAAAGCATGA